The Quercus lobata isolate SW786 chromosome 9, ValleyOak3.0 Primary Assembly, whole genome shotgun sequence region CGAATTACAAAACGTTACAACATGCCTTTGAAACTTTCTTCAAAAACTCTAACAAATCTACCCATAAATTGTTTTGACTAGTTATTTTCTTCTACCACGCATGTGGGTGTTATTCCTCTGCCTTATGGGCATGATATGTTGCTCTAGTTTGACCATCCTGCTCACAATCCACATAGGTTCTCCAATTTTAAACATAAGATATCCCATTAATGTTCCATATATCACTCCACATCCATAACCTATCAATAATCCATCTATCAATAGAGTTTGCCAATCAAACCCATTTTTAGGCTCTAAGTTGTCTCCTTCTTGCAAGGTCGATGGCGGTGGTTGCTTTGACTCATGGTTGTTGCATGTTCTTGACAACGGAAATCCACATAATCCCAAGTTTTCAATGTACGAATCATTGTTGAATGTATTGAACTGATTTCCTGTAGGTATGTGTCCTATAAGTTGGTTATGTGATAGCTTTAAAACTTCAAGCCACGGTAAATCTGCCAATTGATTGGGAATCTCCCCAATGAGCTTGTTGAAAGAGAGGTCTAACCATTCAAGATTAGTCAAATTTCCAAACGATGATGGAATATAACCTGTAAGGTTATTGTGAGAAAAGTTGAGTCCCTTGAGTGATTTAAGCCTTCCAATTATCTTTGGCATCTCCCCTGTAAATctattgtttgaaaaatcaatgCTTGTGAAGACAGTTAGGATTCTCACCAACTTAGTATCTTGCCCTTTGATTATCACATTCAATGAATCATGATAATACGAATCTCCCATATATGTCAATGCAACTTCACTTTCATCCACACTCATCATGGCtttcaaatatttgaaataatttgttGGCAGAGGACCATTAAACTGATTGTTAGAGATGTCTATGATTTGCAAATTTGGAAAAGGAAATTTGGTTTTAGGATTGCCTATATGACCTTGAAATCTATTTGATTGTATGACAAGAACTTGTAATTTCTGAAGACTTTCCAACCAATAAGGGAAGACTCCATTTATCTTATTGTTTCCAAGATCTAGAACTTCCAAGTCTTTACAATTTAACAAAGACCGTGGCAATGACCCTTCCAATTGATTACCATTAAAGTTAATATGACTAAAATGATTTCCCTTGGAAAATGTTTCAGGGATGGTACCATGAAGGCTATTCATTCGCAAATCCAACACTGAGAGGACATTAGAGTGTACCAAACACTTAGGAACCATGCCACTTAAGTTATTGTGAGACAAATCTAGAACTACAAGGGAACTTGCATTGCAAATTAAAGAAGGGATTTCTCCAGTTAATTTGTTATTGGAGACAAAGATATATTGCACCCTAAGAAAGTTTAGAGTGGGAAATGATCCTTGAAGCAAGTTGTGAGAAAGATCAAGAAAATATAGTGAATCCCTCCCCATATCCCCCAACCATCTTGGAGCTTGACCATAAATTCTGTTATTGGAAAGGTCTAAATATAGTAAATTTGTTGCTGCTCTTAAGAAAATTGGGAATTCAGTAATGTTGGACGAAGACATGTTGAGCCACTCAAGATAAGGCAGGGTATAGGTGACATTATTATTGATGCTAACTAAGTTATTTGATAAATCAAGTTTCATGagatttttgaactttgaaaatATTTCGAAGTCCAACATAATACTCAAGTTATTTgatgagagagatagagaagtAAGGTTCACAAATCTAGATATTGACTTAGGTGTGGAGCCCTGTAACTTATTATAGCCCAAGTTAAGCTCCTCCAATGAATTGGACTTGAATTCACCAATCTCGCCAATGAATTGATTACTAGAGATGTCTAAACTCACTAAAGATGGCAAACTGAACAACCAAGATGGCAATATTCCATTTAGGAAATTTGAACTTAAAGAGAGATGAATTAGATTTAAACCACTTACGTGATTAGGAATGGGACCAACAAGTTGATTCTCACCAAGGAGTAATGTGGAGAGATTTGGCAAGTTCAATAGTGAGGATGGCAACAAACCTGTTAAATATTCcccaataattaaaaattgttagTTTCATGCATCTGCCCAAAACACCTAAAATACACAAGGGGCAATTAAATCTTACCGTTGAAACTATTATATGATAGGTCCAAATGAGTAATTTGAGTAAGGTTTCCAAGCGATATTGGAATTATTCCTGAAAGgttgcaaaaaaataaacccaaataCTTTAAGGACTTTAAACTGCCGATAGAATCAGGTAATTCATCTGAAAAACGTATATCAGAGAGATCTAAGAATTTTAGGAAACTATTACTCCAGTTAGACTTTGGAAGAGAACCATTAAGATACGGATTAGACCCTAGATCAAGGGTTTGTAAACTCGGAAGGAGTAGGATGCTATTTTCGAGTTTTCCCTGCAATTTACAGTTAGAGAGACTAAGAGTTGTCAAAGAGGAAGATAGGTTCATCAAAGATTTAGGTCTAATTGAGGACATATCTATGGAATCCAGAAGAAGTTCCCTTAACAGAGTTAGGTTATTCCATACTGGTGTTTCAATTGATAGCCAATGGTTGTAAGAAAGATCGAGTGAAACCAGCGAAGATAGTTGGGAGATTTCAGATGGAATTTGGCCTGTaaaggaggaggaagaaaggTTAAGATAAGTCAAACTCTTAAACTGGCCAAACTCAGATGAAAGCAGAGAGGGATAGAAGTCATTTCCAGCGAGGTTCAAGGTCCTGAGATGTTGAAGAAGGAAGAGGGTACTGTTGGAATCAATGGCGCCCTTGAGCCGACTATAACTTAGATCAAGGCCAATCACACGGCCTGTGTTTTTGTCACACTCAACCCCATCCCAACTGCAACAATGCTTATCCTCCTTCCAAGAGGCTGTCTTTGGATAAGATGTTTCACATAATTGGGCATTAGAACCAGATCTATAATAAGGAGAACGAAAAGCAGAACATTCGAGAGATAGAGAGTTATTAAATTGGAGTAGAGCAGAGCATTGTGAGTCTgaagacaaaaaagaagaaagagatgaTGGAGAATGCAAGAAGAGCAAGGAAAGTACACACAAGACTTGATACTTCCACGTTAAACACCCCATTTGATACCCTGAATATAATAACAAAGCTGAAGACAGAAATATTTCTGATGTTATCACTTGTCAGTAAGGGATGAaatgaatattatatatatatatatatacactgcCAACTGCCAAGTCAATCAAAGTCTTCTAACCTTTCTTTgctctcgaaaaaaaaaaaaaaaagtcttgacTGCCAATTCAATCAAAGTcttctaacctttttttttactcaaaaaaaaaaaaaaaaaaaaagacttctacctttctttcaaatttttttttttttttttttaagttaatcaAAGTCCTATAAAAACTACAATAATATTGCAAATTGACTCTTGATCATAAAATCGTATATGATAAAATATTCTCATTTATTAAAATTGGCAAAATGGTAATTTCAAAAAGCATTCATCAGTTAAAATTGGTGAATTAATACAAGCTATTAATCATGGACCTCACCTTAGAGAATCCTAAATAAGTTATTTTACTCCCCAATTACCAAAATTGAAGCAACAACTTGGTTGCTATTGCTAAAATTTTATAGCAAATTACTACATTAGATTGGTACATTTAAAATTACTGTAGCAGTGTGGCTAATATAACCTCAATTCTTGTTATGCCAGGGCAATGGCCAATGGGCATGCACATCTCGAACATATCACATAGAAAGTTGATAGAAATTAAATTTGCCATCTACTGTTGAAGGTCAGGCTTAATGGTTAAAGATACtgctaaaaacaaaaattaaattatgtatacAATTTCTTTCGTAGGTTTAAATGCAATAAAAGAAATgtgtcttgataaatatatgaAAGAGGAACtgtgacaaaaaataaaaaggaaggaaaaattttgtgcaaaatgtaaagtgggcctaaattaagaaaataataataataacactagttttattaaactattaaaaagaacagaaaaaataaaataaaataaaacactgaAAACTAGAGATTACCGTACCGTTAAATTTATGAGTTTATTAAGGTTACAGATAATgctagaaaaaaataataattaaaaaaaaaagtaacgtggcctcaataaattataagcccagaatgaggattttttttttttttttttcttgatgggACCCAGAAGGAGGAAATGTGACCCAAAAAAAACGGCATGGAAATATTGAACCTAAAATTTAGGTCAATTGACTAAAAAGTAAAGTGGGCCAAAATTTGGTAGGCCTAAAACTAAACCGTATTTTTGGCTCCAAAAAAAACGGCATGGAAATATTGAACCCAAAATTTAGGTCAATTGACTAAAAAGTAAAGTGGGCCAAAATTCGGTAGGCCTAAAAGTAAACCGTATTTGGTTGAAAGCCGAAATTTGCGCTCAGATTATAAAGTTTGATTACAAACCgtatcaattttttcttctctaagcATTTATATcaagaattctaaaaattataacttttaacatttcaaaaatctactttatctattatgtCATCTTACTTTAAGATACATCaaacatcaaaacttctatattctttacaacttcatttaaataatataaactacttattaaaataataataataataaaaactactaCACAAAAATCTATAGCAACCACCTCCTACACCACCACTCCACTTGCCATAACCTCCATTGTAGCAACCACAACCCCCCACAACTGCCACCACCACAAGCCATAGGCACCACTGTGGCAACCACAACCCACtgcaagaagaaaataaaaagaaaaaaaaatcaaagcataaCCCCAACCATCCACCAAAATAACAACCAACCACCACAAAAACAACCGgccattgcaaaaaaaaatctcaaccacCTTCCTCTTCCACCAAATTTCAACCACACACTCACCAATAACATTCCTATCCACCAACAA contains the following coding sequences:
- the LOC115961855 gene encoding receptor-like protein 33, with translation MSSSNITEFPIFLRAATNLLYLDLSNNRIYGQAPRWLGDMGRDSLYFLDLSHNLLQGSFPTLNFLRVQYIFVSNNKLTGEIPSLICNASSLVVLDLSHNNLSGMVPKCLVHSNVLSVLDLRMNSLHGTIPETFSKGNHFSHINFNGNQLEGSLPRSLLNCKDLEVLDLGNNKINGVFPYWLESLQKLQVLVIQSNRFQGHIGNPKTKFPFPNLQIIDISNNQFNGPLPTNYFKYLKAMMSVDESEVALTYMGDSYYHDSLNVIIKGQDTKLVRILTVFTSIDFSNNRFTGEMPKIIGRLKSLKGLNFSHNNLTGYIPSSFGNLTNLEWLDLSFNKLIGEIPNQLADLPWLEVLKLSHNQLIGHIPTGNQFNTFNNDSYIENLGLCGFPLSRTCNNHESKQPPPSTLQEGDNLEPKNGFDWQTLLIDGLLIGYGCGVIYGTLMGYLMFKIGEPMWIVSRMVKLEQHIMPIRQRNNTHMRGRRK
- the LOC115962249 gene encoding receptor-like protein 7, whose amino-acid sequence is MGCLTWKYQVLCVLSLLFLHSPSSLSSFLSSDSQCSALLQFNNSLSLECSAFRSPYYRSGSNAQLCETSYPKTASWKEDKHCCSWDGVECDKNTGRVIGLDLSYSRLKGAIDSNSTLFLLQHLRTLNLAGNDFYPSLLSSEFGQFKSLTYLNLSSSSFTGQIPSEISQLSSLVSLDLSYNHWLSIETPVWNNLTLLRELLLDSIDMSSIRPKSLMNLSSSLTTLSLSNCKLQGKLENSILLLPSLQTLDLGSNPYLNGSLPKSNWSNSFLKFLDLSDIRFSDELPDSIGSLKSLKYLGLFFCNLSGIIPISLGNLTQITHLDLSYNSFNGKI